The Theobroma cacao cultivar B97-61/B2 chromosome 1, Criollo_cocoa_genome_V2, whole genome shotgun sequence genome contains the following window.
CGAGAACAAGGCAAAATGGTGAAACACTTGTACTTCAGGAAAAAGTTAGAAGGAAGACTTCTTGACTACCTACATATCTGAGCCACTAAACCAAACTCTCCAGAACATCCCAAGATTAAAGTAATCCGTGAATCCTGCCACTTATTCCAAGTTTCTTCCACTATTATCCATGTGAAGTAATGCTTCACTTGCTCTAGTTATTCTAAGTAAAATAgtgcttcaatttttttagttgttttgcGTGAAGTAGTACTTCACTTATTTTAGTTGTTCTACGTGCAATAGTGTTTCACTTATAATGGTTGTTCTCATTGTTCTTtgtataatattatattgtaaaataattatttagagAATAGGtattaaccaaaatcaaaTATCTACATTTTACCTCTTGCAGAAGAATTCTTacgtaaaaataattattatgcattaatttagaaaaaaaaattattttgtacTATAACGTATTGTATTGTAACACCTCAGACAGTAACACCTCGGGTAGTACCACCTTAAATAGTAACATCTTAAGCAGTAATGCATTAGGTAATAACATATTACTGTCTAgtataatatttgattgattatataacaatatattttCATAGAATAAGATTTTCAATATacaaattataaaaggaaagctaatcattttcataaaaacgtCGATTCTATGTGGCCTATAACTATGAAGCTACTATGAATGATTTTCTTCATTCAGATTCAAAGtaaagcaaaacaaatttCAAAGTAAGGTTGTATCTTTTGCAAACTTTTTTTTGAGCAAGTAAGTTCTACTTCTTCTTgtaatttcttgttttcttttcttacttttaaaaaaattgaatttctcTTACTTTTTGCCCCCTgcatgaaatatttttttaaaaattaaaatgtgagaaaagaaattttccACGCATGAGATGAGGCTTTTTGATTGAAAGAGATTTTCAAACAAACAAATTGTTTGATTTCAGATATATAGTATGGCTTTAGATCAAGAATTTTGTATAAATCTTAATTGTGTTGcactatttaattttttgtttatatttgtCTCAAGGATATTCTAAATCCAAAAAGTAGTATCTATCAAATAAAAGCTATTAAGAAAAGCATTTGTATGTATATCTTTTGATGGGAGCCTTTTAATACgtaagagaagagaaaaataaaggaaactTAGCATCTTTTGATGAGAGCCTTTTAATTCATCAGAGAAGAGAAACATACATTAAAGTTTCTCAACACTAGAgctttgatgattttttttttaattgatgtTTTTCCTAATATTGAAGCTTGTAGTATTCTGTaagcttttttattttgggagCTCACagattatttaattatagctCTCCAAAATGTAAACGAGATTCTTGTAATAAGGAGAAGAAGTGTTGTAAATAAGTTAAAGCATGCATCAGAGGCAAcgaaaagaaagattaaagCAATTCCTAATGTTGTCATCGATAATGTCGGAACAACTCCAAATATTGAGGTTGTTCATGATGTTGAAGTTGTTACTGATGATGCTAGAGTTACTCCGATTAATTCTCGTGCTTCTTCCTCCCTAATGCCAAAACACAAAGATGCCAATAGTGTTTTTAACACTCAAGTAGCATGTAATGAACAAAGTGGTAGGAAAGtcaactttcatgtttttcaaatttcatcaaaGTACATAGAATACTTAAAGCATATTTTCaatataaagaaagaattttggagTACCACATTTTTTAAGAATGTAGATGTCATTTGTTTAATGATGGAGATGTTGGGTAAAGCTTTAATGATTTCCCATGCTCCATTAATGAAAACTTTAACAAAAACATTACAACTGATGTTACAGGATTTCAATGATACCTGTAACATTGGATTCAAACTTGAATGCCTCGGTGATTATAGATCTAGAGCCAAAGCGTTTCTCAACAAGTCTTCCTTGGAAAAAGAGTTAAAAGATATTGCAACAAAGATAGCTTCATTGAGAAAGAGTGAAGCTGAAGTGCAAGAACAATTAGATGTCATTGTCAATATTAAGAATAATAACTCTTCTCTATGGAGTATGTAGTTGGCTAGGCTTTTgcttcttctttacttttttgaaAACTCGCTTAAGCAAGTACTTTGCTATTGATACATCgtatctttttttcttttgcaagaataataataatatcataCACGTATTGCATACttattcacatttcacattatTTTATGTGGCCAAAAAAGAACTCTCAACTTTACATCAAGGAGATTAACTCTAACCTGACATGAAGGAGATTAATTCAACCCTTAAAATAAGTAAGCATAAGAGCTGCGATTAATTTGGGAGTTATAGGCTATGGCCAAGAAATGAGCGATAAAGTTTGTGACCAATAACATTACATCATTATAGCTAAATTATAAGAGATAAAGCTAGCGGCTAAAATATGAATGATAAATTATGGTTAAAGAATGAACAACAAAGCTTGCGACCAATAGAAAATATCCTTACAACTAAAATATGAGCGGTAAAGCTTGCGGCTGAAGTAAGAGTGATGAACTATGGTCAAAGAATGGGCGATAAAGCTTGCAACCAATagtataatataattacaGTCAAAATATAAGCGATAAAGCTAGCTGctgaatataatttttttttttcaaatgtcaaattccaattcataaaacaatgTAGAGTCAAAGTCATGGAAATATCATACATGAGCAAGAAGTAGGTTGTTTTGAACAATATTGTTCTTAATTAGTAATTCTCCTGCTTGCGTCTTCTTATGAAATATTCTACGTAAACCACTATATTCAAAAAGTGATAGTGGAATTGTCCATCTCTTCTGGTAAGAcaaaggttttttttctttctagtaAGCTTTTACCTGCAATCACTCCTCTCTAGTGGAGTCACCAAAATGTAAAAGGTTTCCTGTGATAAGGAGAAGAAGtgttgcaaacaagtaaaaggaTATGTCGAAAGCGACAAAGAGGAAGATCAAAGCAATTCCTAAAGTACTGAGCGTCGTAGAAAGtggaataaaataagaaaagaattaagGAGTAGAAGagaattagagagagaagcttTAGAAGTAAATGTGTTAGCTATGAGGGAGAGAATCCCTTCTAAATAAATTGTGAGGCTTTGTATATAGTGTTAAAAGTAGCGGTTACTTAAGAATAGGTTTTAATGCACTGAATGAATAAGATTATTATGAAGAGTTTTAATGTGAGTAACTATTACTATAACACATTATATGGATATTAAGGTGGTGATTTTATGACATAATGTGAGTGACCATTGAAGTAATTGGGTGTAATAAAACTTGTCCTCGAGAATAAGGTAATAGAGAAGAGGTATACGTGAAAgatacaagagaaaaagttgcATGTgaataggtacaagagaaGAAGCAGTACGTGAATAGGTACAAGAAAAGAAGGGGTATGTGAACTGGTAGACAAGAACAAGGTAGAATGGTGAAACACTTATACTtcaagaaaaagttaaaaggaATACCTCCTAACTACCTCCATACTTGAGCGACCAAACCAAACTCTCTAGAATATCCCAAGATGAAAGTAATCCGTGAATCCTACCACTTATTCCAGGTTGCTTCTACTACTATCCACGTGAAGTAGTACTTCACTTGCTCTAGTTCTAAGTGAAATAGTGCTTCActtatttagttattttatgtgaagtagtatttcacttgttttagttgttttaCGTACAATAGTGTTTCACTTGTAATTGTTGTTCTTATTATTCTTTGTACAATATtatgttataaaataattctttaaagaataaatattaTCCAAAATCAAATATCTATATGtagcaaacaaacaaaaatcaacaataaGGTAACACATAACactatcaaaataaaataacttataCAGTTGAACTAGTGTTGCATAACACACGTAGGAGCTTTCCAGACCAAACCAAAGTCCAAAACTGCCGAAGTTAGTTATCCAGGTTTTTTAATACTTGCGTTAAAACAGATATTATCCAGTTACAAAATGTTAAATGATCAAATCTGGTCTCTCCTTGAAAGCACTAGAATGCGCAGATTGAGAACAAGGCCGCCTCAGAAAGCCACCTTTCACATCCACGTGTGACACTCCCTGTCCAATGTCCACACCTCGCCACTTCCTCCGTCCACCTGTCACGCCTTTTCCTACCTcccaaatttatttagctCCGAAACACGCTCTCCTCTATATAAAGCCTCACCTGAAATTCCTCCGTTGTCGTAAATtaagcttcttttttttttaacttacctCTATCTCATGGAATCCCAAACCCTCAAACAACGTTTTAGAGATGATGATCCTCGCATTACCACCACCACCAATGACAAGGACAACAACAAAAACGAAAAAAATAGAACAAGCAGGCGAGAAAAGAGGATGGGTATGGCCAAACGCGGGCTAAGATCGCTAGCCGTAGCAGTTTCGCTCCCTCTGTCTCTCACCCTATTAAACATCTACTTGTTTGGTTCAGGTCATGGTTATGGCGCTCTGCCAAAACCGTTCTGGTTCCCCCCCTTGTGGCTTATACATATAACGTGCATGGCTTCGAGCTTCTTGATGGGTCTTTCGGCTTGGCTTGTTTGGGCTGAAGGTGGGTTCCACGCCAGACCAAGGGCTTTGTCTCTTTTCATGGCTCAACTAGGGTTGAGCTTGGCTTGGCTTCCGATTGTGTTTTGGGTGGGAGCTAGTTGGGTCGGTTTGGTTGTGCGGTTGGCGGTGTTTGGGGCTCTGGTTGGGTGTTCTCGGGACTTTAGAGAGGTGAATCCGATTGCTGGTGACTTGGTTAAGCCTTGTTTGGCATGGGCTGCGTTCTTGGCCATCGTAAATCTAAAGCTTGTTTTCCTTTGAAGCATAGCACCATTTTTGCTGTTGTCTAGTACTAGTGTTTTACACCCTGCGAAAATTAggattttggggtttttttattttattattatcaagTTTGTCATTTGTTTTGTAGATTGgccaaaaataataaacatatcCAGATGATTGTTCTGTTACTCCTTCCAAGTTAATGcttttgatatattttgaGAATTTTACCAGGTCTCCAATGACACGCTTTGTAGTTGaactttttgctttttcattGTTTCCAGCTCCTGTAGCTTTTTCTTCGTTCTAACTGTTTTCTTAAGTATCATCAATAACATTAATGCAACAAGGTTGGGCTTGTCATCCATGGAGAGTGCCTACTATGTTTTAACATAATCTTCCCTGAGCAGGGAAATGTTCCCTGCCGCAATTTTCTCCATTATCAACCATGTCTTTGAAGGATGTTGCAACTACTAGGCTCGACCAATAAAAGGATTTCGCGACTATTTTTCTCTATCTCGTTGGTTCCACAAATCTGAAGAAAACTTGGACTGGAATTGAACTGTCTTATCATTCCCTGACATGCTCTAAGTATAATTTGGCGTGGTGTTCTAGCAGAATATTtgcaattaaaattcttcatttttttgacAGAAACCATATAATTTTCCACCAAACAACTTGTATATATAATCCTGAACAGCAAACATATAAGACGACTCTATGACCCCGCAGAACAGAGATAAACCAAAGTTCTTCGTATTTTGCAAATATACGGCAATTTCTGCTAGCAATatcatcaaaaaattttattccaTTAGATAATTACCCTTCATTTTCATGCAAGGCTCCATTAAAATGAGCTATGATGTAGCTAGGACTTAGGCTCTGAGTCTTGATTTCCCTATGTAACAAATCCTGTATATGTGATATGCGgatcaaatttaaataataacaattggAAACAACTCTGAATCATGACTCATGAGTATCGGAAATTCATAATCTTGTCTGGCACCTTTTGGGTTTTGATTGAGTTCCAAATGCATGATATCTAGCAGAAAATTACTACAAAGCAAGCACATGACATGGTATATTAACTTTTGATAATAAAGGAGCTTGCTCAATATAAAtggattgatgaattgaaTGAGAACAAGGGAGGCAGATAAAAACATTGCAAGGGACATGTCCAGAGGGGCTAGTGCTGTTATGATCATGTTAAGGTTAAGATCCTTAAGAAAGAGGACATGAGAACGAGGAACAAAAAAATGGTGATAGTCCATTGAGTAACAAGATGAGTACAGATGCTTGCCGACTGCAGTTCCCCAACTTCTATCTTTTTAATTGTCAATACTTATGAACTACCCTCCTTTATATTCTTACTATAATTATGCAGTCCTTGAGTATCAGCGgtcaaaaagataaaagtggGGAATTGCAGTACCCCAGCAGCTCCCCTCAGCTTAATTCTTGCAGGACTCATCATCATCTTCcatccttttttcttcttcattcttaatctcattttcctcCACCGGGATCTAAGTAGTCCAAAACCGAGAAAGActacagagagagagagagactaaTGATATTGGTTACGATACATAATTCAGTGAATGTTTCTTTCTTAGGAACCAGGTAAACAGGCAATTAATcagaaaagtttaaatttaaaccaaACTATTCATCCAGCTGGTTCTAAAGAATATCAGGAGCCACCATTTTCCACTTAAATACCCTATCAATAAATAACTATTCCAGCTACTGACAACAATAAACATCACTGATCCATGATGCATCACTATTATAATAGTATTAGTATTTATCTAATTGATTGAATTACAATGCAGCAACTTTATGGCTGACAAATCAAGCGATAATGTATCACCAGGTTAAAATATTGACAGAACCGATTTGCTCATATACTACAAAACTGAATAGATGCAGACAAAATAATGGGCTCTGTTTTCCTTTggaaagcattaagaacatataatttaaacaCATATAAGGAACAAAAGAATACTATTTCTCCAGACCTAAACCATAAAATTCCCACTGCATACACAACATTTGAACATTGTAACTTATCATTTAGCAGCATAAGATCTCATAGACAGCCTATATCATCAAGAAGAGGATACCTTAACCGCTTTAAATGCTGGATGAAGCAGTCCAAGTTCATC
Protein-coding sequences here:
- the LOC18613535 gene encoding translocator protein homolog, with translation MESQTLKQRFRDDDPRITTTTNDKDNNKNEKNRTSRREKRMGMAKRGLRSLAVAVSLPLSLTLLNIYLFGSGHGYGALPKPFWFPPLWLIHITCMASSFLMGLSAWLVWAEGGFHARPRALSLFMAQLGLSLAWLPIVFWVGASWVGLVVRLAVFGALVGCSRDFREVNPIAGDLVKPCLAWAAFLAIVNLKLVFL